The proteins below are encoded in one region of Toxoplasma gondii ME49 chromosome IV, whole genome shotgun sequence:
- a CDS encoding hypothetical protein (encoded by transcript TGME49_210990) → MVTDSQDDVYRNYEFDYDAIMQRLHDQGDVHENEGFFLENELRKMEQGQIHGAPGPYGGPLHNAVPSFLFPDDERSVLNTSFSDDRPFFNASWKGYTDFRDEKQREKTSTTGETGLPSHEKLRGTRESLRPLQLTLPLSPSKFGRLQTTTSHVHNDEDFVRDDTRNGEFFDLRSGSGREDIEEGKAEAAREGERYREAAAKEKGAYRVFAADETYLSRWGDELEVENDYFAGGPESADAHERNLQQPDSMHGWHPENVRAKERNCDSFHERAPAKANEQRKLELPLFSLEDLPLREDAATEPSPKRLHLRDARAGHGREGTGPDSTHEAGKASRKVLWDRVAFASPGLPSLLISPTLSLSEKQRQWKEFWNHVDSLQAQIEHAQTLALLTIRFHLSSPMLGLIMPVVSTAHVCCLSLLRLEALIDATLFF, encoded by the exons ATGGTCACTGACAGCCAAGACGACGTCTACCGCAACTACGAGTTCGACTACGATGCC ATCATGCAGAGGCTCCACGATCAGGGCGACGTTCATGAAAATGAAGGTTTTTTCCTCGAGAACGAACTCAGGAAAATGGAGCAAGGGCAAATCCACGGCGCTCCGGGGCCGTACGGCGGACCTCTTCACAACGCGGTTCCCTCCTTTTTGTTTCCAGACGACGAACGCAGCGTACTTAACACATCGTTTTCCGACGACCGTCCTTTCTTCAATGCTTCTTGGAAAGGATACACAGACTTTCgcgacgagaagcagcgggagaagacCAGCACAACGGGTGAAACTGGCCTTCCCAGCCACGAAAAACTCCGAGGAACGCGCGAGAGTTTACGGCCCCTGCAACTgactctgcctctgtcgcccTCTAAGTTCGGGCGCTTACAAACTACAACGTCGCATGTACACAATGACGAAGACTTTGTTCGGGACGACACGCGAAACGGGGAGTTTTTCGATTTGAGATCCGGGTcgggcagagaagacattGAGGAAGGGAAGGCGGAAGCAGCTAGGGAAGGGGAAAGATACCGAGAGGctgcagcgaaggagaaaggcgcgtATCGCGTGTTTGCGGCAGACGAAACTTACCTTAGCCGATGGGGAGACGAACTCGAAGTTGAGAATGACTATTTCGCCGGCGGGCCGGAAAGCGCTGATGCTCACGAGCGGAATCTCCAACAGCCTGACTCAATGCATGGCTGGCATCCTGAAAACGTCCGAGCAAAAGAGCGAAATTGCGATTCGTTCCACGAGAGAGCCCCCGCCAAGGCAAACGAACAGAGGAAACTCGAATtgcctttgttttctctggaaGACTTGCCGCTtagagaagacgcagccaCTGAACCTAGTCCTAAACGCCTCCACTTAAGAGACGCCCGTGCAGGACACGGAAGGGAAGGAACGGGGCCGGATTCGACTCACGAAGCCGGAAAG GCCAGCCGGAAGGTTCTGTGGGATCGAgttgccttcgcttctccgggACTTCCTTCGCTGCTCATTTCTcccactctctctctgtcggagaagcagagacagtggaagGAGTTCTGGAACCATGTCGACTCGCTGCAAGCACAGATTGAgcatgcacagacactcGCTCTCCTGACTATTCGATTTCACCTGTCTTCTCCAATGCTCGGCTTG ATCATGCCCGTCGTATCGACAGCCCACGTTTGCTGCCTTTCCCTTTTGCGGCTGGAAGCACTCATCGACGCCACACTCTTTTTTTAA
- a CDS encoding hypothetical protein (encoded by transcript TGME49_211010), translated as MSVSPPSPSKPSSPSKPSSSRGSRRGRFTSAEKAKILAALEEYAGAWGYGSVKEAVVDLCEPARRDSTRTAAAKRDRFAALARCLPDRPPSSVYLFVRRTLSVALQVKKKGAWSSEEVRTLVELEKELRTTHPGDRFARIAHALNRTACGVYDKWKELQPRLLAVEEEKKRGERLDERSGEDREAGPLGAEARGQADSEDPEGRTEARGGLPRSAEEAGQLALADLPTAGEKDLAEGCLASSGASSKRKRRRDVRREEARRYQALLDAPEALPATTLVLYRRPTSIPASHLAALWQQIQEVSGETLPACGVKWRYLQSRFYPQSTASHLRLQYTFNIVPVELARRMGVPSALPVLLRRAVRCMYTRLKRESAARRARAFASEGAGRGERTASKVELLGLECMADGAGQGAGQGAGEVRDAGEARDAAGTFGEHSELNCMRSEPAEESLSGFTDVACLDIAPYCPPALLTWAFRNTVRSMCPPKECSFAERRGRKVENGAGAEAEGQGPTLGESSEEDRRKGRRLRDYPAFRRLKFAPGERLSLAQQTRLLACHLKMLGKRVSKRRDEFLFLRGALTCEDLAAAVRRAIRRRAKKRSETETEREEEEEEHEAHAEGNSAAARDERGKRKRLAQAAARDRKKRRRGAGEVREGEEKREEAKQEAEQEAQREEEEDEREEEDEREEEGGEFTDGVTGGDSSSESEDETEEDRRLEAEEQEKERLLGEEEKQAKWREEARQLGRRGVLAVLRKKGCKELKRLKSYNERFFTFGRKDTGATHALVPVVAGREVASSLPLLGLGENNSPLLCTSPSPVSPVSSPGRSKKRTASSRREGGGREDSSSQTLAICDRDTDVADELDEEEETEALRGEEGAEADGVEEEEEREALRGEEGAEADGVEEEHGEETRQSGNEGEETREGSWRASGAGEETEAEGKTTRREDEEESNEKRTGECAEKKREDEVYVTTPKKRRRRGDGEAGDERESEHARRGGQFSREEKYCLEIRREKANTEETENVSLDEETTAEKRRVKPVLAPPASAPEEKRRAEEERESREKDESTERDKERKEAEGDAKEEQERQGDVPEDWRGDGALMLTVSDEEDEEEEKEAKDKEENEEEEEEEEEVEEQKNGEQKEGEDVQERTKADQEGEQEQQDGRQEEEQGDENEAHEDGHHKETREGRKEREVETREKGDREGQRRENSEDDAEEEREERREEEKEERRDEEKEDRREDRTVGTGHDRPEQQRQEFEEERRKQDEHEEKRAETIEKRKKAKEKKKRHSKESQISREEGHRSEEKDLDASDLDGGAANVENNNSLLGMQQQEHGVYEKRQKKDRKVKKDKGDKEDREERRQKDNEEDSTERGRSREDDETSLKKKEKKKKKREKHLLASEDMQSSESLCISGASQRGFEEQTIFGRRTETDLGEEKPPSIRGGLEVEESFASLPRDEEEDNAEEQESVSEEALGPTVERVEERKTVKKKKKKKRSLESSEARASGPCVQEQTEGERGEDKRREETEKRRKGQEGRKERRERSHAREAREANEVSVDGTACVEALHKEEKQKEDSREDGDKRGGDSSAKKKKRAKFAGVAEDLASASGFPSMSSKEAEKPSAEAGGERQDRSEEDPELELGLSAPVRCDEDSSSRDQTRRVGEDRRREDQKDEGERQQVVEEEKKKKRVRFREEATGRHGFETETSVVQRNFACSGSDDGVSFGVSLSTAENSGAGGVERDSDESGEVMRRHEGVQGECLLSASVLSGEKKKKDKKKKDKKKEKKRARDRGERETEEEEQDGCSDEAKDRKQLKARKGDRIREA; from the coding sequence atgtctgtgtcgcctccgtcgccgtcgaagccttcgtcgccgtcgaagccttcgtcgtcgcgcGGAAGCCGTCGAGGGCGGTTCACAtccgcagagaaggcgaagattCTCGCGGCTCTCGAGGAGTACGCGGGCGCCTGGGGGTACGGATCGGTGAAGGAGGCTGTGGTGGACCTGTGCGAACCTGCGCGTCGCGACTCCACGCGCACAGCTGCGGCGAAGCGAGACAGGTTCGCGGCGCTcgcgcgctgtctccccgATCGACCTCCGTCCTCCGTCTACCTCTTCGTCCGACGGACGCTCTCCGTCGCGCtgcaggtgaagaagaagggtgcgtggagcagcgaagaagtcAGGACGCTGGTGGAACTTGAAAAGGAGCTTCGAACTACGCATCCTGGCGACCGCTTCGCGAGGATCGCACATGCGCTGAACAGAACCGCCTGCGGTGTGTACGACAAGTGGAAGGAGTTGCagcctcgcctcctcgcagtggaggaagagaagaagagaggagagaggctggaCGAACGGAGTGGAGAGGACCGGGAAGCTGGACCGCTTGGCGCGGAAGCTCGTGGACAGGCCGACAGCGAAGATCCCGAAGGAAGGACAGAGGCTCGAGGAGGTTTGCCTCGCTCGGCCGAGGAGGCCGGCCAGCTTGCCCTCGCTGACCTGCCAACtgccggagagaaggactTGGCAGAGGGGTGTCTCGCGAGTTCTGGGGCCTCCAGCAAgcggaagcgacgaagagatgtccggagagaagaagcgcggcgcTACCAGGCACTCCTGGACGCGCCGGAGGCGTTGCCGGCGACGACGCTTGTGCTGTATCGCAGACCGACGAGCATTCCGGCCTCGCACCTCGCTGCGCTGTGGCAGCAGATCCAAGAAGTCTCTGGGGAGACActgcctgcatgcggcgTCAAGTGGAGATACCTCCAGTCGCGGTTCTATCCGCAGTCGACGGCCTCGCACCTCAGACTCCAGTACACCTTCAACATAGTGCCTGTGGAGCTCGCCAGACGCATGGGCGTCCCCTCCGCGCTCCCCGTGCTGCTTCGCCGCGCCgtccggtgtatgtacacccgactGAAGCGGGAGAGTGCGGcgcggcgcgcgcgcgccttcgcttccgaGGGCGCAGGGCGCGGCGAGCGGACTGCGAGCAAGGTGGAACTGCTGGGTCTGGAGTGCATGGCGGACGGTGCAGGGCAGGGTGCAGGGCAGGGTGCAGGGGAGGTGCGGGACGCAGGGGAGGCGCGGGACGCAGCCGGGACTTTCGGCGAGCACTCGGAACTGAATTGCATGCGCTCAGAGCCTGCAGAGGAGAGTCTGAGTGGCTTCACCGACGTCGCCTGTCTGGACATCGCGCCCTACTGTCCCCCCGCGCTCCTGACCTGGGCGTTCAGGAACACGGTGAGGTCAATGTGCCCACCGAAGGAATGTTCTTTCGCGGAGCGCCGCGGCCGGAAGGTGGAGAACGGCGCgggagcagaagcagaagggcAAGGCCCAACGTTGGgggagagcagcgaggaggacaggaggaagggaaggagactgCGAGACTATCCTGCGTTCCGGAGACTGAAGTTCGCGCCGGGTGAGCGGCTGAGTCTGGCGCAGCAGacgcgccttctcgcctgccACTTGAAGATGCTGGGGAAACGCGTGAGCAAGCGGCGAGacgagtttctcttcctcagggGCGCCCTGACCTGCGAGGACTTGGCTGCCGCGGTGCGGCGCGCCATTCGCAGacgcgcgaagaaacgcagcgagaccgagacggagagagaagaagaagaagaagaacacgaGGCGCATGCGGAGGGCAACTCGGCtgcggcgagagacgaacgaggaaaaagaaaaagactcGCGCAGGCGGCTGCtcgcgacagaaagaagagaagacgcggcgcAGGTGAAgtccgagaaggcgaggaaaaacgcgaagaagcaaagcaggaagcagagcaggaagcacagcgagaggaggaagaagacgagcgagaagaagaagacgaacgagaagaagaagggggagagtTCACGGATGGAGTCACCGGTGGGGATTCGTCGTCGGAGAGTGAGgacgagacggaggaagacCGGAGACTGGAGGCTgaggagcaagagaaagagcgccttttgggggaagaagagaaacaggcaaagtggcgagaggaggcgcgacaGCTGGGGCGTCGGGGAGTTCTCGCGGtgctgaggaagaagggatgCAAAGAACTGAAGCGCCTGAAATCTTACAATGAAAGATTCTTCACATTTGGCCGAAAGGACACCGGCGCAACGCACGCTCTCGTACCTGTTGTCGCTGGACGCGAAGttgcctcttcgcttccgttGCTCGGACTGGGGGAAAACAattcgccgcttctctgcacctctccgtctccggtgtcgcctgtctcgtctccagggcggagcaagaagaggacggcgtcgagcaggcgagaaggaggaggccGAGAAGACTCCAGTTCGCAGACACTTGCCAtctgcgacagagacaccgacgTCGCAGACGAActggacgaagaggaagagacagaagctctccgaggcgaagaaggcgcagaagcagacggagtggaggaagaggaagagagagaagctctccgaggcgaagaaggcgcagaagcagacggagtggaggaagagcatggagaagagacaagacagagtGGCAATGAgggggaggagacacgagagggAAGTTGGAGGGCGTCaggagcgggagaagagacagaggcagaagggaagacgacgagaagagaagacgaggaagagtcgaacgagaagaggactGGGGAgtgtgcagagaagaagagagaagacgaagtcTACGTGACGACGCCTaagaagcggagacggaggggcgacggcgaggcgggagacgagagggagagtgAGCATGCGAGACGAGGGGGACAGttttcgagagaagagaaataTTGTTTGGAGAttcgcagagaaaaagcaaacacagaagagacagagaacgtctcgctcgacgaagagacgaccgcagagaagagacgcgtgAAGCCAGttctcgcgcctcctgcTTCGGCGCctgaggagaagagacgagcggaagaagaaagggagagccgagagaaggacgaatcaacagaaagagacaaagagaggaaagaggcggaaggagacgcaaaagaagaacaagagcgaCAGGGAGATGTGCCAGAAgactggagaggcgacggTGCACTCATGCTCACTGTctctgacgaagaagacgaggaagaagaaaaggaagcgaaagacaaagaggagaatgaagaggaagaggaggaggaagaagaggtagaagaacagaagaacggTGAACAaaaagagggggaagacgTACAAGAACGTACGAAAGCAGACcaagaaggcgaacaagAACAACAAGacggaagacaagaagaggagcagggagacgagaacgaagcACATGAAGACGGGCACCacaaagagacgagagaaggaagaaaggaaagagaagtcgagacaagagagaagggcgaTCGtgaaggacagagaagggaaaacagcgaagacgatgcagaagaagagagagaagaacggagagaagaagagaaagaagaacggagagacgaagagaaagaagaccggagagaagacagaactGTTGGTACAGGACATGACCGCCctgagcagcagagacaggagtttgaggaagagaggagaaaacaggatGAGCAtgaggagaaacgagcagagacgattgagaagcgaaagaaggcgaaggagaagaagaagagacacagcaaGGAAAGCCAGATCTCAAGGGAAGAGGGACATcgaagtgaagagaaggatCTCGATGCCTCCGACCTCGACGGAGGCGCTGCAAATGTGGAAAACAACAACTCCTTGCTAGGAATGCAGCAGCAAGAACATGGGGTGTacgagaagcgacagaagaaagacagaaaagtgaaaaaagataagggagacaaggaagacagagaagaaagaagacagaaagacaacgaagaggaTAGCACTGAGAGAGGAAGATCAAGGGAAGACGATGAAAcgtcgctgaagaagaaggagaagaagaagaagaagagagagaagcatcTTCTCGCAAGCGAGGACATGCAGTCCTCGGAGAGTTTGTGTATCTCTGGGGCTTCTCAGCGTGGTTTCGAAGAGCAGACAATTTTtggaagaaggacagagacggacttaggagaggagaaacctCCTTCGATTCGCGGCGGTTTGGAGGTTGAGGAATCTTTTGCAAGTCTTCCAAgggatgaggaagaagacaatgCAGAAGAGCAGGAAAGCGTGAGCGAAGAAGCCTTGGGACCGACCGTAGAACGcgtggaagagaggaagacggtgaagaagaagaagaaaaagaagcgcaGTCTTGAGTCTTCAGAAGCTCGTGCAAGCGGCCCTTGCGTCCAGGAGCAGaccgaaggcgagagaggagaagacaaaagacgagaagaaaccgaaaagaggagaaaaggacaggaggggagaaaagagagacgcgaacgaaGTCAtgcaagagaagcgagagaagcgaacgaggTGTCTGTCGACGGAACTGCCTGCGTTGAAGCTCTtcacaaagaagagaagcagaaagaggactcgagagaggacggagacaagCGAGGTGGTGACTCAAGTGctaagaagaagaagcgagcgaaATTTGCTGGGGTCGCAGAAGACCTCGCCAGCGCCTCAGGTTTCCCCAGCATGTCATccaaggaggcagagaaaccaTCAGCAGAAgcgggaggcgagagacaagatagaagcgaagaagatcCAGAGCTCGAACTGGGTCTCTCTGCGCCAGTGCGCTGTGACGAAGACTCTTCCTCACGAGATCAAACGCGACGCGtaggagaagacagacgaagggaggaccagaaggacgaaggagagagacagcaagtagttgaagaagagaaaaagaagaaacgcgtccGGTTTCGTGAGGAGGCGACAGGGAGGCATGGCTTCGAGACTGAAACCTCCGTGGTCCAGAGGAACTTTGCTTGCTCTGGCAGCGACGacggtgtctctttcggtgtctctttgtcgacAGCAGAGAATTCAGGTGCAGGAGGGGTGGAGCGAGACTCGGACGAAAGTGGAGAGGTCATGCGTCGACACGAGGGTGTGCAGGgagagtgtctcctttcggcAAGCGTCCTttcgggagagaagaagaagaaagacaagaagaagaaagacaagaagaaagagaagaagagagctcGCGACAGgggagagcgcgagacggaggaggaagaacaggacgGATGTTCAGATGAGGCGAAAGACCGGAAACAACTCAAGgcgcgaaaaggagacaggatcCGTGAGGCGTAG
- a CDS encoding hypothetical protein (encoded by transcript TGME49_211015~Predicted trans-membrane domain (TMHMM2.0):100-123) — MQTSPLVFELRSPPYRNFLPPLCILLRWQPRREHKSKQLCFRLVFLCSLRLSCLSLCASTRSTRGAVSQVAVALKEKKSKSSVSAPLVCCALLLFFCPPFSSFCFLFPVLSCFLLLPLVEYAFDRADRRSENDGMSSFSSRISPSHRVLSPFTSLRLPFS, encoded by the exons ATGCAGACTTCCCCTCTCGTTTTTGAGCTGCGTTCGCCCCCCTACCGCAACTTCCTTCCCCCACTCTgcattcttcttcgctggcaACCCCGTCGGGAACACAAGTCCAAGCAACTTTGCttccgtctcgtcttcctctgttcacTCCGCctttcttgcctttctctctgcgcctccactCGCTCGACTCGAGGCGCCGTCTCGCAAGTAGCTGTCGctctgaaggagaagaagtcgaagagcAGCGTCTCTGCGCCGCTTGTTTGTTGtgctctgctcctcttcttctgtcctcccttctcttctttttgttttctcttccccgtcctttcttgtttcctgCTACTTCCCCTCGTAGAATACGCCTTCGACCGAGCAGACAGAAGGTCGGAAAACGACGGaatgtcttctttctcctcccgaatctctccttctcaccgtgttctctctcccttcacaTCTCTGCG CTTGCCTTTCTCCTGA
- a CDS encoding RNA recognition motif-containing protein (encoded by transcript TGME49_211020): MEMHSAAQLPEDEHLPPASYPNGEGEERREEGNASFSFAQKTNPLSAKDLPAVCSGGSDSALRADGMRALEEQVQKLDSDWDELQKLQYMTEEAAYSFVQGGGSPHAAGASGGADGTGSAGSQTLGGFPSADSDEVDRRSVYVGNVDYSSTPAELQEHFKSCGTINRITIMVDKYTGHPKGYAYIEFNSEAAVQNAILLSDTVFKQRQIKVVAKRKNIPGFARGRGGWRGGRMAAAGGMLGRGRGARGGFRPIYRPRGGFVRGYGRPY; the protein is encoded by the exons ATGGAGATGCACTCGGCGGCGCAGTTGCCGGAGGACGAGCATCTGCCTCCTGCTTCGTATCCgaacggagagggagaggagagaagagaagaaggaaacgcttccttttctttcgcccAAAAAACGAATCCTCTTTCCGCGAAGGACCTGCCGGCAGTCTGTTCTGGAGGCTCCGACTCTGCTCTCCGCGCTG ATGGAATGCGTGCATTGGAAGAGCAAGTTCAAAAGCTCGATTCTGACTGGGATGAACTTCAGAAATTGCAG tACATGACCGAGGAAGCCGCTTATTCGTTCGTACAAGGCGGGGGAAGTCCACATGCGGCGGGAGCCTCAGGAGGCGCTGATGGGACAGGCTCTGCAGGGTCGCAGACGCTCGGCGGATTTCCAAGTGCAGACTCAGACGAAGTCGACCGACGATCCGTCTATGTCGGAAAT GTGGACTACTCCTCGACGCCTGCTGAGCTCCAGGAGCACTTCAAGTCGTGTGGAACCATCAACAGAATTACCATCATGGTGGACAAGTACACAGGCCACCCCAAAG GCTATGCTTACATCGAATTCAACAGCGAGGCCGCGGTGCAGAATGCGATTCTGCTCTCCGACACCGTCttcaagcagagacagatcAAG gtTGTcgccaagagaaagaacattCCTGGATTCGCTCGAGGCCGCGGCGGCTGGCGCGGTGGCCGCATGGCGGCAGCTGGAGGCATGCTGGGCCGAGGCAG
- a CDS encoding hypothetical protein (encoded by transcript TGME49_211000), whose translation MHRRAIPTKNSTDLSAFPGGAYEPSSTSACQWRCSWEEASRAAIPWFLKQHSVPSFRSFLAEPESDRERTLRNPPVDGSRLTENVVPGEGVSWVDETIDESSFFECRPAARKPPKSAASSSEILSRLGPLSGSREAENALQPCSDGTSSSDYVEILRGLFDSSSLTQGAYTSHDMRAKHGGFTRTRNSSQLLHQYISFRPNAEDLLNPASVSCVSSSGAASLSDRVSDDLFFDFPDKSDQSELANDASSVAARRSSTAASGSEENVTPEHSPRPLGLLTSLAHPGGGPIEDRSKGGLSSIEHAGKEKNLAPTSRAAWTSRSAPAMSSSLSCALSSQSTRDGMGESDDTPRQSERDGRDTATREGFRSFLYALLRRKVLLSRGDLGEEPSGERDSPDFSPSARANCKRLPCLSRGPGTEAREESTSPEKKLIAKLAFHEVVPDGRVRPSTAAKAFLHLLSLHCRGEILLTQAQSVPHTRTHHETLFICGTKEILFEDQSADHSSAGSPPAEKSPEGCATEKQQAHRNADGAQWVVGA comes from the coding sequence ATGCATCGCCGAGCCATACCGACGAAAAACTCCACAGATTTGTCTGCCTTTCCCGGAGGCGCCTACGAGCCTTCCTCGACATCTGCGTGTCAGTGGCGTTGCTCTTGGGAAGAAGCTTCGCGAGCGGCGATTCCATGGTTTCTCAAGCAGCACAGTGTGCCGAGTTTCCGATCGTTTCTGGCTGAACCTGAATCTGACCGCGAGCGGACTTTGAGGAACCCTCCTGTCGACGGCTCCCGACTCACCGAAAACGTGGTACCCGGGGAGGGCGTTTCCTGGGTCGACGAGACAATCGACGAAAGCAGCTTTTTCGAGTGTCGTCCGGCCGCGCGAAAACCCCCAAAGagcgccgcttcttcctcagaaaTTCTTTCCCGTCTCGGACCTTTGTCCGGCTCAAGAGAGGCCGAAAATGCGCTGCAGCCCTGCAGCGACGGAACGAGCAGCAGCGACTATGTGGAGATTCTCCGGGGCCTCTTTGACAGCAGCAGCCTAACGCAGGGAGCGTACACGTCTCACGACATGAGGGCAAAGCACGGTGGTTTTACTCGAACGCGAAACTCTTCCCAACTCCTTCACCAGTACATATCCTTCAGGCCGAATGCCGAGGACCTCCTGAACCCCGCGAGTGTCTCGTGTGTGTCTTCGTCGGGAGCCGCGAGTCTGTCGGACCGTGTGTCTGACGACTTGTTTTTCGATTTCCCGGACAAAAGCGACCAGAGCGAGCTTGCCAACGACGCCTCCAGTGTCGCAGCTCGGCGTTCGAGCACCGCAGCAAGTGGTAGCGAAGAAAATGTTACTCCAGAGCACTCTCCACGGCCTCTGGGCTTGCTCACCTCCCTAGCTCACCCCGGAGGAGGCCCAATAGAGGATCGAAGCAAGGGCGGGCTTTCTTCCATTGAACAtgctggaaaagaaaagaacctGGCGCCCACGAGTCGAGCAGCCTGGACATCTCGGTCCGCGCCAGCTATGTCGTCGTCACTGTCTTGCGCGCTTTCTTCCCAGAGTACACGAGACGGGATGGGTGAGAGCGACGACACGCCACGACAAAgtgagagagacgggagagacacagctACCCGTGAAGGGTTTCGGAGTTTCCTCTACGCTCTGTTGAGACGGAAAGTGCTGCTTTCCCGGGGGGACCTGGGGGAGGAACCGAGCGGAGAAAGGGACTCCCCGGATTTTTCCCCCTCAGCGCGGGCAAACTGCAAGCGGTTGCCTTGCTTGTCGCGCGGACCTGGCACtgaggcgcgagaagagtCCACTTcgccagaaaaaaaactcaTCGCAAAACTCGCCTTCCACGAGGTCGTCCCGGATGGCCGCGTACGGCCTTCGACAGCGGCAAAGGCGTTTTTGcacctcctctctctccactgtcGCGGAGAAATTCTCCTCACACAAGCGCAGTCGGTTCCGCACACACGAACTCACCACGAAACTTTGTTTATTTGCGGCACGAAAGAAATCCTGTTTGAGGATCAGAGTGCCGACCACAGTTCTGCCGGCAGCCCGCCTGCTGAAAAGAGCCCTGAAGGCTGtgcaacagaaaaacaacaagctcacagaaacgcagacggcGCACAGTGGGTTGTGGGTGCGTGA